One part of the Ailuropoda melanoleuca isolate Jingjing chromosome 6, ASM200744v2, whole genome shotgun sequence genome encodes these proteins:
- the SPSB4 gene encoding SPRY domain-containing SOCS box protein 4: MGQKLSGSLKSVEVREPALRPAKRELQGAEPGRPARLDQLLDMPAAGPAVQLRHAWNPEDRSLNVFVKDDDRLTFHRHPVAQSTDGIRGKVGHARGLHAWQINWPARQRGTHAVVGVATARAPLHSVGYTALVGSDAESWGWDLGRSRLYHDGKNRPGVAYPAFLGPEEAFALPDSLLVVLDMDEGTLSFVVDGQYLGVAFRGLKGKKLYPVVSAVWGHCEVTMRYINGLDLANNLILKKSSFSTGT, translated from the exons ATGGGCCAGAAGCTCTCGGGGAGCCTCAAGTCGGTGGAGGTGCGAGAGCCGGCGCTGCGGCCGGCCAAGCGGGAGCTACAGGGGGCGGAGCCGGGGCGGCCGGCGCGGCTGGACCAGCTGTTGGACATGCCCGCGGCCGGGCCCGCAGTGCAGCTGCGGCACGCATGGAACCCCGAGGACCGCTCGCTCAACGTCTTCGTCAAGGATGACGACCGGCTCACCTTCCACCGGCACCCGGTGGCCCAGAGCACGGATGGCATCCGTGGCAAGGTGGGCCATGCCCGCGGCCTGCATGCCTGGCAGATCAACTGGCCGGCACGGCAGCGTGGCACCCACGCCGTAGTTGGCGTGGCCACGGCTCGGGCCCCTCTGCACTCGGTGGGCTACACGGCACTGGTGGGCAGCGACGCCGAGTCGTGGGGCTGGGACCTGGGCCGCAGCCGCCTCTACCACGACGGGAAGAACAGGCCCGGAGTGGCCTACCCCGCCTTCCTAGGGCCCGAGGAGGCCTTCGCGCTGCCGGACTCGCTGCTCGTGGTGCTGGACATGGACGAGGGCACGCTCAGCTTCGTCGTGGATGGCCAGTACCTGGGCGTGGCCTTCCGCGGCCTCAAGGGCAAGAAGCTGTACCCGGTGGTGAGTGCCGTGTGGGGCCACTGTGAAGTCACCATGCGCTACATCAACGGCCTTGACC ttgcaaacaaccttattttaaagaagagttcCTTTTCCACTGGGACATGA